A stretch of the Comamonas testosteroni TK102 genome encodes the following:
- a CDS encoding amino acid permease, with product MANFDSIQQRETGLQQHLNSAQMTMIAIGGAIGTGLFMGSAFAIGFAGPSVLISYAIGAFIGLLLMGCLAEMTVAHPTSGSFGAYAEHYISPLAGFVVRYAYWGAVVLAVGMEVTAVGKYMAYWFPAVDPWIWVALFSVLLAAVNATSVKAFGQVEYWFSMVKVIAIVAFILIGAYVVFGTRPEGVGFDNYFVDGGFFPNGWWGTWVGVIVAIFSYLSLESIAIAAGEAQNPKQAVTRAFRTTVLRLVLFYLLSLALMLAIVPWSHAGTDKSPFVKVMEILQIPGAAAALNFVVLLASLSAMNSQLYVTSRMMFSLSRGGYAPKGLSKLSKSGVPLGAIAVSCLGMAVAMVLNVLKPEQSLELMMSIAMFGAMFAWFMVFVTHLFFRPRWLREHPGQKLEFRMWGFPVLTLVGALLMAGVIVTTLFTKEFHTTVLVGVPFLIVLVLVYALWYRRKKVTP from the coding sequence ATGGCCAACTTTGACAGTATTCAGCAACGCGAGACAGGCTTGCAGCAGCACCTGAACTCCGCCCAGATGACCATGATCGCCATCGGCGGCGCCATCGGTACCGGCCTCTTCATGGGCAGCGCCTTTGCCATCGGCTTTGCCGGCCCCAGCGTGCTCATCAGCTACGCCATCGGCGCCTTCATCGGCCTGCTGCTCATGGGATGCCTGGCCGAGATGACCGTGGCCCACCCCACCTCTGGCTCCTTCGGCGCCTATGCCGAGCACTACATCAGTCCGCTGGCCGGCTTTGTGGTGCGCTATGCCTACTGGGGGGCCGTGGTGCTGGCCGTGGGCATGGAGGTCACGGCCGTGGGCAAGTACATGGCTTACTGGTTCCCGGCCGTGGACCCGTGGATCTGGGTAGCACTGTTCTCGGTCCTGCTGGCCGCCGTCAACGCCACCAGCGTCAAGGCCTTCGGTCAGGTCGAATACTGGTTTTCCATGGTCAAGGTGATTGCCATCGTGGCCTTTATCCTGATCGGCGCCTATGTGGTCTTCGGCACCCGGCCCGAGGGCGTGGGTTTCGACAACTACTTTGTCGACGGCGGCTTCTTCCCCAACGGCTGGTGGGGCACCTGGGTGGGCGTGATCGTGGCCATCTTCAGCTATCTGAGCCTGGAGTCCATTGCCATTGCTGCCGGCGAAGCCCAGAACCCCAAGCAGGCCGTGACCCGTGCCTTCCGCACCACGGTGCTGCGCCTGGTGCTGTTCTATCTGCTGTCGCTGGCACTGATGCTGGCCATCGTGCCCTGGAGCCATGCGGGCACGGACAAGAGCCCGTTCGTCAAGGTGATGGAGATTTTGCAGATTCCAGGCGCAGCCGCGGCCCTCAACTTCGTGGTGCTGCTGGCCTCGCTGTCGGCCATGAACAGCCAGCTCTACGTCACCTCACGCATGATGTTCAGCCTCTCGCGCGGCGGCTATGCCCCCAAGGGACTGAGCAAGCTCAGCAAAAGCGGCGTACCGCTGGGCGCGATTGCCGTCTCCTGCCTGGGCATGGCCGTGGCCATGGTGCTCAACGTGCTCAAGCCCGAGCAGTCGCTGGAGCTGATGATGTCGATCGCCATGTTCGGCGCCATGTTTGCCTGGTTCATGGTGTTCGTGACCCATCTGTTCTTCCGCCCGCGCTGGCTGCGCGAGCATCCTGGCCAGAAGCTGGAGTTCCGCATGTGGGGCTTTCCCGTGCTGACGCTGGTCGGGGCGCTGCTGATGGCGGGCGTGATCGTCACCACGCTGTTTACCAAGGAGTTCCACACCACCGTGCTGGTGGGCGTGCCGTTTCTGATCGTGCTGGTGCTGGTCTATGCTCTTTGGTATAGAAGGAAGAAGGTTACCCCCTGA
- the kynB gene encoding arylformamidase — translation MTRQIWDISPAIHPAAPVFPGDTPYSQEWVASIGPGCPVNVSAIHLSPHVGAHADAPLHYDPQGAAIGALDLDAFLGPCRVIHAIDCGPLIEWRHIAHAIDAGLPGRVLVRTYRKAPTGWDAELAAYAPETVQKLADLGVKLIGIDTASIDPASSKSLDSHMVIRQRGLRVLENLVLDEVSEGDYELIALPLKLTEADASPVRAILRSLP, via the coding sequence ATGACACGCCAGATCTGGGATATTTCTCCTGCCATCCATCCTGCCGCACCGGTGTTTCCGGGCGACACGCCCTATAGCCAGGAATGGGTGGCCAGCATTGGCCCGGGCTGCCCGGTCAATGTCAGCGCCATTCATCTTTCACCCCATGTGGGCGCGCATGCCGATGCGCCGCTGCACTACGATCCGCAGGGCGCGGCCATCGGTGCCCTCGATCTGGATGCCTTTCTCGGCCCCTGCCGCGTGATCCACGCCATAGACTGCGGGCCGCTGATCGAATGGCGTCACATAGCGCACGCCATCGATGCCGGCCTGCCCGGGCGCGTTCTGGTGCGCACCTACAGGAAAGCGCCCACCGGCTGGGACGCCGAGTTGGCCGCCTATGCCCCCGAGACCGTGCAAAAGCTGGCCGACCTGGGCGTCAAGCTGATCGGCATAGACACTGCCAGCATCGACCCCGCCAGCAGCAAGAGCCTGGACAGCCATATGGTGATCCGCCAGCGTGGCCTGCGCGTGCTCGAGAACCTGGTGCTCGATGAAGTGAGCGAAGGCGACTATGAGCTGATCGCGTTGCCGCTCAAGCTCACCGAAGCCGATGCCTCGCCGGTGCGTGCCATCCTGCGCAGCCTGCCCTGA
- the kynU gene encoding kynureninase produces the protein MTTLQDCQALDAQDPLRALRERFALPQGMIYLDGNSLGAQPKAAAARAAEVVTQEWGQDLITSWNKAGWITLPERLGNQFAAWLGVGQGELVFTDTTSINLYKVLSAAARIAREDAPGRKKLISERSNFPTDLYIAQSVCQEYGLELVLLEPEEIADALQTDVAISLLTHVNYRTGAMHDMAAVTAAAHAKGILCVWDLCHSAGAVPVDLKGADADFAVGCSYKYLNGGPGAPAFVWAHPRLINRFWQPLSGWFGHAEPFKFVPDYHPAQGIQRYLCGTQPMISMSVLQCGIDIYTEAEAFGGMAALRQKSLALTDLFIQLVEERCQGHGLGLATPREHAARGSQVCLTREEGLGLDGQNSGAYAIVQALIARGVIGDFRKGDGGTGKHRDILRFGFTPLYVGFADVWNAVEHLRQVLESGEWQRPEFNTVHAVT, from the coding sequence ATGACCACTTTGCAGGACTGCCAGGCTCTGGACGCCCAGGACCCGCTGCGCGCGCTGCGCGAACGCTTTGCCCTGCCCCAGGGCATGATCTACCTGGACGGCAATTCCCTGGGTGCCCAGCCCAAGGCCGCCGCCGCGCGCGCGGCCGAAGTGGTGACGCAGGAATGGGGCCAGGACCTCATCACCTCCTGGAACAAGGCCGGCTGGATCACGCTGCCCGAGCGCCTTGGCAACCAGTTCGCTGCCTGGCTGGGCGTGGGCCAGGGCGAACTGGTGTTCACCGACACCACGTCCATCAATCTCTACAAGGTGCTGAGCGCTGCCGCGCGCATCGCCCGCGAAGATGCGCCCGGCCGCAAGAAGCTGATCAGCGAGCGCAGCAACTTCCCCACCGACCTCTATATCGCCCAGTCCGTGTGTCAGGAATACGGCCTGGAGCTGGTGCTGCTCGAACCCGAGGAAATCGCCGACGCGCTGCAGACCGATGTGGCGATCTCCCTGCTCACCCATGTCAACTACCGCACCGGTGCCATGCACGATATGGCAGCCGTCACGGCCGCCGCCCATGCCAAAGGCATTCTCTGCGTCTGGGATCTGTGCCATAGCGCAGGTGCCGTGCCCGTGGACCTCAAGGGCGCCGATGCCGACTTTGCCGTGGGCTGCAGCTACAAATACCTCAACGGCGGCCCCGGCGCACCGGCCTTTGTCTGGGCGCATCCGCGCCTGATCAACCGCTTCTGGCAGCCGCTGTCGGGATGGTTCGGCCACGCCGAGCCTTTCAAGTTCGTGCCCGACTATCACCCCGCCCAGGGCATCCAGCGCTATCTCTGCGGCACCCAGCCCATGATCAGCATGAGCGTGCTGCAATGCGGCATCGACATCTACACCGAGGCCGAGGCTTTCGGCGGCATGGCCGCGCTGCGCCAGAAATCGCTGGCGCTGACCGACCTGTTCATCCAGCTCGTGGAAGAGCGCTGCCAGGGCCACGGCCTGGGTCTGGCGACACCGCGCGAGCATGCAGCACGCGGCTCCCAGGTCTGCCTGACCCGGGAAGAAGGCCTGGGCCTGGACGGCCAGAACAGCGGTGCCTACGCCATTGTCCAGGCGCTGATCGCACGCGGCGTGATCGGCGACTTCCGCAAGGGCGACGGCGGCACGGGCAAGCACAGGGACATTCTGCGCTTCGGCTTCACGCCGCTGTATGTGGGCTTTGCCGATGTCTGGAACGCCGTCGAGCATCTGCGCCAGGTGCTGGAATCGGGCGAATGGCAGCGGCCCGAGTTCAATACCGTGCATGCGGTGACCTG